The Daucus carota subsp. sativus chromosome 2, DH1 v3.0, whole genome shotgun sequence genome includes a window with the following:
- the LOC108207281 gene encoding uncharacterized protein LOC108207281: MARTRGGYIVQCRRSSRLRAQSLSKFTNTQDNPVDLESEDQLNMNTNSIREKTPLVKVYRRLDNKIIKSTAGRNIKSLVGNKIVDEVQEDEQNSDNLVDEQDAEQDNEQKSDEDMQETEEDSAQQETEQEDSAQVDDMDQEDSAEEEDNAQEDDEQDDVPNESEEENDDEQEEDETANQDQVNNAQPKIKITKYKRKKEAAFETQIPRKRIAGTLYPTLKFMNKDFQKTEGAKHITKAKEEVKIRISPRHFSKMVSELTKEQRDWVTRAGFGLLLDFELDILPTKIAYNVLQIFDHHSISLKLKDADINITSEDVYDVFGLPNGGHPLILASPRKYSE, encoded by the exons ATGGCTAGAACTAGAGGAG GTTACATAGTTCAATGCAGAAGAAGTTCAAGACTTCGTGCACAAAGTTTGTCAAAGTTTACAAACACTCAAGATAATCCCGTAGATTTAGAATCCGAAGATCAATTAAACATGAATACCAACAGCATACGAGAGAAAACACCACTTGTAAAAGTCTATCGACGTCTAGATAACAAAATCATAAAGAGTACTGCTGGAAGGAATATCAAAAGTCTTGTT GGAAATAAAATTGTTGATGAAGTACAAGAGGATGAACAAAATAGTGATAATCTGGTGGATGAACAAGATGCAGAGCAAGATAATGAACAAAAAAGTGATGAAGATATGCAAGAAACTGAAGAAGATAGTGCACAACAAGAAACTGAACAAGAAGACAGTGCACAGGTAGATGACATGGACCAAGAAGAtagtgcagaagaagaagataatgcACAAGAAGATGACGAACAAGACGATGTACCAAACGAAAGtgaagaagaaaatgatgatgaaCAAGAAGAGGATGAAACAGCAAATCAAGATCAAGTCAACAATGCACAACCAAagattaaaataacaaaatacaaaagGAAAAAG GAAGCTGCATTTGAAACTCAGATACCAAGAAAAAGGATTGCCGGAACATTATATCCAACATTGAAGTTCATGAACAAAGATTTTCag AAAACAGAAGGGGCTAAACATATAACTAAGGCAAAAGAGGAGGTCAAAATAAGGATTTCTCCAAGGCATTTTAGTAAGATGGTAAGTGAACTCACGAAAGAACAGAGGGACTGGGTTACAAGAGCTGGTTTTGGACTCTTACTAGATTTTGAGCTTGATATTTTGCCAACCAAAATCGCCTACAATGTACTCCAAATCTTTGATCACCACTCAATCTCACTGAAGCTGAAGGATgctgatattaatattacaagtgAAGATGTCTATGATGTGTTCGGCTTGCCAAATGGAGGACATCCTCTTATTCTGGCATCACCTAGAAAGTACAGTGAATGA
- the LOC135150484 gene encoding uncharacterized protein LOC135150484, translating into MHRQRNETERLDHEFNSSKPNMLSRWFIEDDAANLFTRSIFYKVQEEILASCLDMQIKKMSEEVDRVTQFEIKDVKVKDKLFKVSVSRSHALCSCKQFVMCGIVCRHAFCGLKQIGVTKFPRSLVLNRWMKVVECVTSLEYNVVCSDYFKMEQVSLKLTNLWFDFRQILNKAGVEMKKLDYVHKIIKQIGSDFEKYDGDAADYTKKDHMEAMVGEQPVGEVTILAPTVSRNKGNYFKWLVSDREKAMTKANKRVRRCKECSATTHDSRTCPKKKKDGGAVVSNIL; encoded by the exons ATGCATAGGCAGCGGAATGAAACAGAACGGTTAGACCACGAGTTTAACTCAAGCAAGCCAAATATGTTATCAAGATGGTTCATTGAAGATGATGCAGCAAACCTATTTACACGTTCAATTTTTTACAAAGTCCAAGAAGAGATTTTGGCATCTTGCTTGGATATGCAGATTAAGAAAATGAGTGAAGAAGTTGATAGAGTAACTCAATTTGAAATAAAGGATGTCAAAGTTAAAGATAAACTTTTTAAG GTATCTGTTAGCAGATCACATGCCTTATGTTCATGCAAACAATTTGTTATGTGTGGAATTGTTTGTAGGCATGCTTTTTGCGGCTTGAAGCAAATTGGTGTCACAAAATTTCCAAGAAGTCTTGTGCTTAATCGTTGGATGAAAGTTGTAGAATGTGTCACTTCATTGGAATATAATGTTGTGTGTtcagattattttaaaatggagcAAGTGTCGTTGAAGTTGACAAACTTATGGTTTGATTTTCGTCAGATTCTTAACAAAGCTGGAGTTGAAATGAAAAAGCTTGACTATGTTCACAAAATCATTAAGCAGATAGGTAGTGATTTTGAAAAGTATGATGGAGATGCTGCTGATTATACTAAAAAGGACCATATGGAAGCTATGGTAGGTGAACAGCCGGTTGGAGAGGTTACCATTCTTGCACCAACTGTTTCCAGGAACAAGGGAAATTATTTCAAGTGGCTTGTCAGTGATAGAGAGAAAGCAATGACAAAAGCAAATAAAAGAGTTCGAAGATGTAAAGAATGCTCGGCAACCACTCATGATTCGAGAACTTGtccaaagaaaaagaaggaTGGAGGAGCTGTAGTTTCGAATATCTTgtga